A single genomic interval of Terriglobus albidus harbors:
- the mutM gene encoding bifunctional DNA-formamidopyrimidine glycosylase/DNA-(apurinic or apyrimidinic site) lyase has product MPELPEVETVANGLHERVSGDTVISVWLGEKPEPLKSPAEEIAETLKGKKIEQVHRIGKTVVFELVGGTQFLVHLGMTGRLLVNGGDVPLPPHTHGVLHLKSGREVRFIDPRRFGRMSVTRGYTGPGKEPLKIDVDEFVGLFKGRKTPIKSALLNQKLLHGVGNIYADESLHRAGIRPTRQAGRLTRIELERLHKAVKAVLQHAIKLGGSSVSDYVDADGMRGFFQLEHRVYLRTGEPCRTCKTPIKRLLVAGRGTHYCPMCQR; this is encoded by the coding sequence GTGCCTGAGCTTCCTGAAGTCGAAACTGTTGCCAATGGGCTACATGAGCGTGTCTCTGGAGACACGGTGATCAGCGTGTGGCTGGGAGAGAAGCCGGAGCCGCTGAAGTCGCCGGCGGAAGAGATTGCGGAGACTCTGAAGGGAAAGAAGATCGAGCAGGTTCACCGGATCGGTAAGACGGTGGTCTTCGAGCTCGTCGGAGGAACGCAGTTCCTGGTGCATCTGGGAATGACCGGCAGGCTGCTGGTGAATGGCGGCGATGTTCCATTACCGCCGCACACGCATGGCGTCCTGCACCTGAAATCGGGCCGTGAGGTTCGCTTCATCGATCCGCGGCGGTTTGGCCGCATGAGTGTGACGCGCGGCTACACCGGGCCAGGGAAAGAGCCATTGAAAATCGACGTGGACGAGTTTGTAGGGCTCTTCAAAGGCCGCAAGACGCCGATCAAAAGTGCATTGCTGAATCAGAAGCTGCTGCATGGCGTGGGGAATATCTATGCCGACGAAAGCCTGCACCGCGCCGGCATTCGGCCGACTCGTCAGGCAGGGCGGCTGACACGGATAGAGCTGGAACGGCTGCACAAGGCGGTAAAGGCAGTACTGCAGCATGCCATCAAGCTTGGTGGATCTTCCGTGTCGGACTACGTGGACGCAGACGGGATGCGGGGATTCTTCCAGCTGGAGCACCGGGTGTATCTTCGTACCGGCGAACCCTGCCGGACGTGCAAGACGCCGATCAAGCGTCTGCTGGTAGCGGGACGAGGAACGCACTATTGCCCGATGTGTCAGAGATAG
- a CDS encoding response regulator encodes MNSEQNLPEATAPQGPPPVSSENGQATAPGQGTSRSSRRRRRRRKNKPTDAVASPEGQIVIQSGEDSDFVPQPKPQQAGTQPQQGQQNSASAKRWKKKQRRRERQRTDGGGYSPGNQIEPGNSVNGGGFGRRKQKQKGPRSFVGPMDHSYREANGNYAEAPPSTMELNGNVRGGGHGKQRRNYDFEGGNVDRLPPELRAPISNAVVREDAPTHIYFFVEDLFLTAKINEAARKLGVKVCFIKNDPEHLAQLFSGEERTKPSLIVFDLNNAGVKPLTLVPKIRTKLKRTVSILGFLSVLQGDLKAKATEAGCDTVMPKAAFSQNLPNLLRRYGSEDEEEPNFNQ; translated from the coding sequence ATGAATTCAGAGCAGAACCTGCCCGAGGCAACAGCGCCTCAGGGCCCTCCACCTGTAAGTTCCGAAAACGGACAAGCCACTGCCCCGGGTCAGGGCACATCGCGTAGCAGCCGTCGCCGCCGCCGCCGCCGTAAGAACAAGCCAACCGATGCGGTGGCGTCGCCTGAGGGTCAGATCGTGATCCAGAGCGGGGAAGACAGCGACTTTGTGCCCCAGCCCAAGCCGCAGCAGGCTGGCACCCAGCCACAGCAGGGACAACAGAACAGTGCCAGCGCCAAGCGCTGGAAGAAGAAGCAACGTCGCCGCGAACGCCAGCGTACGGACGGTGGCGGCTACAGCCCCGGCAACCAGATCGAGCCCGGAAACAGCGTTAACGGTGGCGGATTCGGCCGCCGTAAACAGAAGCAGAAGGGGCCGCGGAGCTTTGTGGGACCGATGGACCACAGCTATCGCGAGGCGAATGGCAACTACGCCGAAGCTCCGCCATCGACGATGGAGCTGAACGGCAACGTGCGCGGCGGAGGACATGGCAAGCAGCGCCGTAACTATGACTTCGAAGGTGGCAATGTCGACCGCCTGCCGCCTGAGCTGCGAGCGCCGATCAGTAACGCTGTGGTCCGCGAAGATGCTCCTACGCATATCTACTTCTTCGTCGAAGATCTGTTCCTGACGGCGAAGATCAACGAAGCCGCGCGCAAGCTGGGCGTGAAGGTCTGCTTCATCAAGAACGACCCCGAGCATTTGGCGCAGTTATTCTCCGGCGAGGAGCGCACCAAGCCATCGTTGATCGTCTTCGACCTGAACAACGCGGGTGTGAAGCCGCTGACCCTTGTGCCGAAGATTCGCACCAAGCTCAAGCGTACGGTCTCGATCCTTGGCTTCCTCTCGGTGCTGCAGGGTGACCTGAAGGCCAAAGCTACTGAGGCCGGATGCGACACGGTCATGCCGAAGGCAGCGTTCAGCCAGAATCTGCCGAACCTGCTGCGCCGCTATGGTTCAGAGGACGAGGAAGAACCAAATTTCAATCAGTAG